The candidate division WOR-3 bacterium DNA window GAACAAAGTTCTAAACCAGGAAGTTCAATAAAATATTTATTTAAAATTTCTCTTACCCCCTTTCGTAAATCTAAATAATATTTATCCGCTTGCTTAAGAAAGATCTTCTCTAAAAAATCTTTATCATAAACTTCTCGGAATTTTTTATAGATAGAAAAATTAACTGGATAACATTTCTGTTCAATAGAAGGCATAAGTAAGAAATAGATTCTATTTTTATTATTCCTAAAAAATTTAATAATCTCTTCACAGATTTTTAAGTAAAATCCCTGCCAGCCAATATGAAAAATACCAATAACCTGGCAATCCTCGGAGAAAAGAGCAACGGGTAAACAATCAGCAACTTTGATTCCTAATAAAATATTTTTCTTTTGGGTGACAATTCCGTCGCCCGTTTCATTTAATTTATTCTCATCAAAAACCAGAATCTTATTAGAGTGGATTTGATTAAGAGTGATAATCTCTTTTACCTTAATAATCTCTTTTACTTTTTGATAGTTTTTTTTCACCAAAGTTGGCTCATCACCCACATCATAAGAAAGATTTAAGGAAAAGTAATTATCTTGGGAATAACCACCTTGGCGGGTAAAGAAATAGATATTAATCTTTTTATAATTAAATTGATAG harbors:
- the pgeF gene encoding peptidoglycan editing factor PgeF — translated: MWQKIKVDNLIFYQFNYKKINIYFFTRQGGYSQDNYFSLNLSYDVGDEPTLVKKNYQKVKEIIKVKEIITLNQIHSNKILVFDENKLNETGDGIVTQKKNILLGIKVADCLPVALFSEDCQVIGIFHIGWQGFYLKICEEIIKFFRNNKNRIYFLLMPSIEQKCYPVNFSIYKKFREVYDKDFLEKIFLKQADKYYLDLRKGVREILNKYFIELPGLELCSFCEKEELYSYRRDKITGRNLAGIQIIS